A stretch of the Capsicum annuum cultivar UCD-10X-F1 chromosome 10, UCD10Xv1.1, whole genome shotgun sequence genome encodes the following:
- the LOC107843441 gene encoding abscisic acid receptor PYL4 produces the protein MPPTSPDSSVLLQRISSNTTHDFSYKQSHQHLQRRMPIPCSTEVPDSMACYHTHLVGPNQCCSAVIQRISAPVSTVWSVVRRFDNPQAYKHFVKSCNVVVGDGDVGTLREVRVISGLPAASSTERLEILDDERHVISFSVVGGDHRLANYRSVTTLHPEQSFGGTIVVESYVVDVPHGNTREETCVFVDTIVRCNLQSLSQIAQNSITQKSS, from the coding sequence atgcctCCTACTTCTCCAGATTCATCTGTATTACTCCAAAGAATTAGTTCTAACACTACACATGATTTTTCTTACAAACAATCTCATCAACACTTACAAAGACGCATGCCGATACCGTGTTCAACAGAAGTTCCTGATTCCATGGCTTGTTACCACACTCACCTTGTTGGTCCTAACCAATGTTGCTCCGCTGTGATCCAACGTATCTCCGCACCCGTATCCACAGTATGGTCCGTGGTTCGAAGGTTCGATAATCCACAAGcatataagcattttgtcaaaagTTGTAACGTTGTTGTTGGTGATGGTGATGTTGGCACTCTACGTGAGGTTCGTGTGATCTCGGGCCTCCCTGCTGCTAGTAGCACAGAGAGGCTCGAAATCCTCGATGACGAAAGACACGTCATCAGTTTTAGCGTAGTCGGTGGAGACCACCGACTAGCTAATTATAGATCCGTTACAACTCTCCATCCGGAACAGAGTTTCGGGGGGACGATTGTAGTGGAATCTTACGTTGTTGATGTACCACATGGTAACACTAGAGAAGAGACGTGTGTTTTTGTTGATACTATTGTGAGATGTAACCTTCAATCTTTGTCTCAGATCGCACAGAATTCGATCACACAAAAATCTTCGTga